TTTACCTGACAAAAAAGAGAATATGCGGATTTGTCGGTCGGGAAGTGACATGGTgacgaaggaagaggagtctGGAGATAGGGTTATGCAAGTCGGAGTTGATTTGGACTGCTCGATGGTAAGTACCGGTTCACGAAGAGCCTTAACGCATCGCGCACCTTCTTAAACTCATAGAGATCTGTCTCACTCTTGAATGACCATAAACCTGACACGTTCTTAGGCAAGCCAAATGGCTCCGTTGGCTGCCAATACTCAATAAATCCGGCTTCGTCCGCTGACACGACGGTGTCATACCGGTCGCTGTACTGAACAATGTCAGGGATCGGTCAAATCTTTCACCCCTTGAAAATCTCACTGTCATGATGTGAACTGGGAAACGATGAAGACTTTCCACTAATTCAAGAGGAGTGTCGCCACCTCTCCCATCGTAAAGACGAATCGTTCCAGACGCCGAATCTGACCTGGTGGTGAAGGTCAGTCGTATATTCTTCTGTGGCTGGCCAATGAATAAGACGTACACGGCGAGAATTCCCTGCGCTTGGCCACGACCATGGACCCAGCAACACGTGTGCGGGGTGAAACCAAGTTTAATAATGTTGATCATATCTAACCCACATGAGCTTCGCCTCGTACCGTGTAGGGGAGGGTGCTCACCAAAATTGATGACATCAAAGACTTTCGCAGTTCCGTCTTCCGAGATGGTGGCAAATAGTTGACCATCCGCACTGGCAGAAACTCCAACTATTGGCTGAAGATGAGCACGGTAATGCTTGACGAATTCAATCCCCGTCTCTTGCTTTTTCCAAAGCTTTAGATGTCCATCAACTGAGGTCGTGATCATGAATTCCGTTCTTGCAAGTGTTCAATACGCGGTGACCCAAACGTGAAACGATTATCTTACTTTGTAACAACACAGTAGTTGATGACATCTCGGTGCATGAAGCTCTTGTAGTACTGGTCGGTATTGGGCAAATGTTCGAGGTATAATTTTTCATGAGGAAGAACTAAGTCCAATAATCTTTATATCTTTTCAGGCTTAACGATAGAGAGTCACAGTATGAGACTTACCCCTCCGCTTTTTTTTCATGTTACCATTGTCTTCACCGGCTGGCATTGGCATTGGCCCGAGATCGTCGTCTGAATCGTTGTCGGCATCGTTGTTCTGTGCAGCAGCtcccttttcttcccttgaGCGTTTGCCAAGTACTGTTTCATCTCGTCCTTCAACATCCGACATTGTTTGCAGCCACAAGCTGGAAAGGAATCAGAAAGAGTGGTGAATACGGGCCAAATAGATGTAAATACCACGCTCTGGAAGTCTGATCGGCCCGGGCCCATCTCTGCAAGTGATTCATCACCTTTGCTGGGGATCTTCGGAGAGGTCTGAGAATCCTCACTTTGGCGGTTGCGAATATGTTCGGTTCTTCAGCTTGTGAGTCTCTGCTCGGTCACCAACGCACTCGATTTGATTTCGTCCACTGGCCCGCCTCTGACTCAATGAAAACCGGCAATTCTCCAGACTAGGTCAAGCCTTTCGGAAAGCTCTCCACCGCCCGACCGATCGTTCTTTCACCCAGATTTCGGCATGTtgttggaaaagattagcaAGAACTTCTGCTGAGTGAGCTGGTCAGCTTCTGCTGAATAAAGACTTAGTAGAAGGATATATCCATCTTCCGCCAACCGTTTATATACTGTATCATGGTCGTGAAGCTCTGCAAGTCCGTTCCTTCTGCCTGGTCTAGTGTCTCCAGATGGTCATCGAGAATCAGCCTAAGTTCATCGACATGCCCAATGTTGGTGCGCCAGGTATACCCTACTTCACACCTCATCAAGCCCCCCCTGCCGGTACCGCTGTTGATCCCCAACCCAATGGCAAACCTATACCGTCAACTTTCAAGCCTTTAAAGGTTCGTGATTTGGACATGCAGAATAGAATCACCGTGAAGATTCCTTATTTCAGGTCTTCGGGGAGCTTGTGGGCTCAAAGTTCTTTGTCATTAGGTCGCCCCCTTATGTCAATATTCGGCCGAAAATGGCCTCATAACACCTTGGCATACAGCACATAGTATGTCTACCGATTCATCGTATACTTGTTTATCTGCTGACTCCCTATCCAAAGTTGGTGGAATTGGGAAACGAGGCCCGGGTTTAACCTTTGTTGTGGCTGTATGTttgttcatcttcatcttcattataAGTACATCTCATCTAATGATACTGGACCAGACCGCCGTTGAAGCGCGTGGTCAGATCACCCCAGAAGATGCTGGTATTTGGAGTGATGACCATATCGAATCATGGAAGCAACTCACGACATTCGCGCACTCTCAGAATCAGAATATTGGTATCCAGCTGGCTCATGCAGTACGTACTTCTCGGTGGTACTTCTCCTGATTTATAATCTAACAGAGTTCCTAATTTACAGGGCCGCAAAGCCTCTTGTGTAGCTCCCTTCATCGACTTTACTGCAGCAGTTGGTGGTTGGCCAGACGACGTAGTGGGCCCCTCGTCCGACCCTTGGTCTGCTACTTATTGTACACCACGATCGCTCACCATCCCAGAGATCAAGGACGTCGTGATACCTTACCCTCCTCAATCAATCCATCTTTATGGCTCTTGCAAGATAAATGCGCTCACTCGCGCACATTGGACCAAGTTTAAAGGCATTGATTCTGAATGCGTCGCGGCTTCAGATACATATAAGCTAGCTACCGACTCGCAATCGGCATGTTTGTAGCCATTAAATAATACTTAAATACCCATACATACTTACAGTAATCATTATCTAGCAATTATAGTAGTTCACGTCCTGATTGAAGTAAATATTCGATAGTCTCCGACCAGTCCATGCCATCCCCATTCCCAATTGGAGGGGACCTCCGTTTTCTCTTGGTTCTTTTCGTTTGATCTCCAACATCGCCGCTGAATTTGGTACCGGAAACATGTTTGGCGAGGTGTTTGACTTCATTTAAATCTCGCGTTGTTTGGGCTCGGAGGAAAGCAGCGTTCGACGCCCGGTGCCCTAGACAATCGGGCTCGACGTATCCATCAAGGGTTCCCACAAATTTGGCACTAGACTCCAACATCGACCGTCCATCTTTCCATAACGATCCTCCGTTCGTTTTCGTTAGCACACCACCGATATCTAGACTTTCTCCGGGGGCGATGGGAGTGGGCTGGGAAGGGGTTACACAAGGCATGTCGACTTCTTTGCGGAGAACGTTGTCAATATCGACGGCGGAGAAGAACGCTACGCCCTGGGGCAGGTCATCCATTCCGAGTTTATATGCAAACATGCATCGCGTCCAAAGGTTGGCGATTTGCATCGCAAGCGCAGCCCGATACttatcttcttctttcacGAGATATCTCAGTTCATCATGAACAGAAATGAGATACCTCGCATCGATTTGGTATCTGCTGATCAAGAAATCCATCGATACGAtaagaagatgaaggtagTCGACTCCGGAGGATTGAACGACCCAGTTAATTCTGGAGGGAAGGTAATCCGAACCAAACTCGGTTGGAAGACAGTCTTTCATGAGAGCGTTGGTAACTCCGCATCCTAATGCAGGCGTTTGGGGTTTATCCGAAGTGGCGATTGCCTCGAGCTTATTGAACAGAAAGCTTTCAGACCCTCCAAACCAAAACTTTCGCCCGAACATATCCATTCTGTGTGTATTTTTCCCTTTGGTTGAGGCGTAAAGGTTTTCCGCGAGTTTGTGAGCTTCCTCGGGTGTCATGTTGGAGTTTCCCTGCAATAACAATAATATCGCGTGCCGCATTCCTGCACCGTATATACGCGAATAGTTGAAAACCTTTGCCTGGTCCCTAGATATGCCAAGGATATTGGCAGTCTTAGAATGTAGGTCGGACCCAGCAGCTTTATTTCCTTCCAGGGTCATCCAACCTATCGCTGTCGCGCCATGCATTCCAAACTGTGCATCACCCATACAACTGGAGATCCACAGTTCCTCCGAATCAACATCGGCACCTACTAATGCGTATCCAGGAGGCGCACGGACCATCGCCTTCAACTCTGAGCCAACGCGGTTTTTCTTCGCGTTACTGGCAGTTAACCACGTCTTCTCAATGGCACGCCTCGTAACGGTTCCCATCGTAATAACTTGAGGAAGGATTATACCCCACTTCCTCTCCCTAATTACCTCTGCGGGGACTGACGGCGAGGTAGGAAATCCCATATCCCATTCGTTCTGCTTCGTGGTATCAGACCAGATAACCTTTTGGTTCAGAATTCGATCTCTGGCACTAATCCAATAGCTGCACTTGACACCGATATCTACAAGCTCCTTGAGTTCATCTCCTGCACTGCTTGTCAGGACACCATCCACGGCAAATCTCAGGAATCCTTTCCCCAATGGACTTCCAACATTTGCCTTATCTCCGTCCTTATGCGGCAATTTGCAAAAGACATAGTCCCCTTTTTGAACTGCTTCCGCCATTTTCTCGTCTTCAGGCTCGTAAAAATTCAAAGGTTTTAACCTCCGATATTTTTCCTGGGACAAATCGGACGAAGAAACGCGGAATATCCAGCCATATTCTTTGGAGTAGAAAAGGGGGAATCCAAGCCAAGACATtttgagaagaagaggggCAAAACGGTTGCGGATGGTAATATCGAGTGACCCTGGAGGCATATCTCTCTTCGGTTTGGCAAGATCCCAAAACCACTTCGGCCAATACACGAGAGGAGGCTTTTGTTGCTTTTTGGGTTTGAGTTTCTCATCCGAGCTGCGCACCACCTCCTTCCAATCGAGCTGGCAAAACCATGGGTCTTCCTCACAGCTCGCATGAGTGTGATCATGGTATAATTCTTCCCCCAACTTCAGTAACGCATCTTTGAGATCTCTATCAGACTCCCCTCGACTGACTCTGATGGCCAGGTTAATGTGAGGAGAAGACATACTTCCATTCTCAAGTAACGGTAGCCCGTGAAGGCGAGAAAGTAAAGACCCAGTTTTCTGTCCCCTTTTAGACGTTGGCAAGCGAATGACTTTATCCTCGTCATCAGGTGGATTGTAGAACCATTTTTCCTTCGGTGTAAATTTCATTGGAAGGGTTTCGAACGACATTTGAAGTAATAGGGGAAGAACCCGCTCAACACTTTTCTTTGAGAGAGGGTTGGCTTTCAACGTTGCGTACCAAGCTGGGAGAGTTTTCTCAAGTTCATGATCCTGAACGTTCCCCTTTGAAATTAGATGTCAATAAAGAGTCGCGCACACATGCCGAGCGGGTGATGTACCTCCTGTGGAACTACTCCGCGACTCTGTCCCGCGATTTTTGGCGTCCAATCTAACTGACTCAGCCACACGTCGTCTTTCCACTTCGGCGCCTGCCTTCCAATTTCTTCAGGCATGACCGGGAAAGTCTCCATTGCCGATCTCGCAAGTTTTTCCAAGCCATCTCGTACCCGTTTCTCTAAAGCCCTCCATACACCTTCTGCTCTCTCCAGATACATTCCCCATTCCTCATTCACGGGTAAAAACCCGCTTCCCATTGTCAAGATCCCAGCAAAGCTCACAGGATGAGGACATGTGTTCCGGAAACCAGGAAGTACCTTTTGGTACACCTTATGAGTAACGTCGACATCACCCGCGCAATAAGTAATGTAATCGCAAATATTTGAGGATATCTCTTCTCTTGTGCACTTCAAGAGGTCCTTGCGAATGTCTTTTGAGATGTTGATACTGCAATGAAGTCGCGCTACGTCGACTAGGGAATTGGCGGAAGTGATATCCTCCCAACGTTTGGAAGGTGTGTCCAGTGGAGCATCGTGGTCGTCGAGAATTGGCTGTGTGGATAGATCTAGATCTTCACTGGCAGAGGCTAAAGACGCAGCTTGTGAGGCTTGCAAAACGGGCAGGGAGACCTCCAAATTCCGTTGTAAATCCAACAATTTTTGGAATTGTGGTTCGGCGATATTCCGGAGGCCGCCCTTCATTTCCTTCTGGAGCACCTCGACCTGTTCGTCCACTTCTTGCTTGAGATGGAAAACAGCTTCTGTAGCCTCGTCTCTTCTGGAGATCTCGTCCTCTTTGTTCTTTCGGTATTTCATCCATGCAGGCCGTTGATGTGAAGAAATGCCCTTTGTTGCAACATGGAGGGACATGGTGTCAAGGAATCGGGTTTTCGTTCCATTGAGATGATACTCCTCTAATATACGAGCACGATCATAAGAAACGTTATGTCCAACAATGATACGCGGAACATGGGCTGGGCCCATTGGAACAAGGTGCGCATATGAATTCGATGAAGGATCCAATATCCATGGTGAGAGCCAGACGTACCACGCATTAGCAGTAGCTGCACAAGCTATTATCGGATAGGAGTGATACTTTGGCATCGTCTCAACGTCGAAGGTCAGTATCTGCTCTGGCTTGTCATCGTGGATTGGATACGGAACATGCTCTGAATAGTCAGATCCGTCGGTACGGTGATAATATTTCGTCCATCCTGCCTGTAGCTCCCAGTTTTCAGGGATAGGTGGAATTTCCGTCTCTGAGAACTGCTCTGCCAGTGCCAGGTAAGGTTCCGATGCAGCCAAACCAATGCGGTGAAAGTGTTGAGATAGATTGTCTCCTTGCAAAGGGGGTAAGGTGAATTCGGTCGGAGGAAGTGTAGAGGACTGCGAAGGATCGAGGCCGTGTAGGGATAAATGCTCGAGTGATATGTTGACGAACTCTTTCGCCggtgaaggaaaagaacaaTTCTTAAATATTTGCTGATGGAGGGATTTGGAGAGCAACTGCACTCCGAGAGGATTCCGTTTGGCTGGAGAAATGTAAGGATAAAATACCGGAGAACTTAAGCTAGTACGGTACCATATCTCGTAGATTGACCCTTGactttttcctttcctttttccttttcttcgctCTCTTCTTTGTACTTGAAGATAGCAGTCTGAGGCTTGGGTTTTGCTTGCAAAACCTGGCTTTTAGCATAAGCAGAAGAGTGAAAGCCTATGACATTGCGCTTTGATAGGCGAGAAAGAGGTCTGTGCATCAGACATGGACAGACCGCAGTTTAGCATAAAGGAGCATAGTGAAAACCTTATGCTAAATTTCATGCCAAATTTGGATATGATTATGATGAGTTTATGCTAAAGATTTATTAGCAAAACGCGATCGCCACGATCTTAACTACAATGCGATAACGTCGCAAGCCAAAGATGCTTGAAACGAAAAACAGCTGTTCAATTACTCTCACCAACAGGTCCAGGTTTACCAGGGCTGCCGGCGGTCCTCCACGCTGCCAAAATAAGTGAAGCAACATCATTAACACCCTCACCTTTCCTAATAGCAGTGAAAAGAG
This genomic window from Marasmius oreades isolate 03SP1 chromosome 8, whole genome shotgun sequence contains:
- a CDS encoding uncharacterized protein (BUSCO:EOG092603KJ), coding for MHRPLSRLSKRNVIGFHSSAYAKSQVLQAKPKPQTAIFKYKEESEEKEKGKEKVKGQSTRYAKRNPLGVQLLSKSLHQQIFKNCSFPSPAKEFVNISLEHLSLHGLDPSQSSTLPPTEFTLPPLQGDNLSQHFHRIGLAASEPYLALAEQFSETEIPPIPENWELQAGWTKYYHRTDGSDYSEHVPYPIHDDKPEQILTFDVETMPKYHSYPIIACAATANAWYVWLSPWILDPSSNSYAHLVPMGPAHVPRIIVGHNVSYDRARILEEYHLNGTKTRFLDTMSLHVATKGISSHQRPAWMKYRKNKEDEISRRDEATEAVFHLKQEVDEQVEVLQKEMKGGLRNIAEPQFQKLLDLQRNLEVSLPVLQASQAASLASASEDLDLSTQPILDDHDAPLDTPSKRWEDITSANSLVDVARLHCSINISKDIRKDLLKCTREEISSNICDYITYCAGDVDVTHKVYQKVLPGFRNTCPHPVSFAGILTMGSGFLPVNEEWGMYLERAEGVWRALEKRVRDGLEKLARSAMETFPVMPEEIGRQAPKWKDDVWLSQLDWTPKIAGQSRGVVPQEGNVQDHELEKTLPAWYATLKANPLSKKSVERVLPLLLQMSFETLPMKFTPKEKWFYNPPDDEDKVIRLPTSKRGQKTGSLLSRLHGLPLLENGSMSSPHINLAIRVSRGESDRDLKDALLKLGEELYHDHTHASCEEDPWFCQLDWKEVVRSSDEKLKPKKQQKPPLVYWPKWFWDLAKPKRDMPPGSLDITIRNRFAPLLLKMSWLGFPLFYSKEYGWIFRVSSSDLSQEKYRRLKPLNFYEPEDEKMAEAVQKGDYVFCKLPHKDGDKANVGSPLGKGFLRFAVDGVLTSSAGDELKELVDIGVKCSYWISARDRILNQKVIWSDTTKQNEWDMGFPTSPSVPAEVIRERKWGIILPQVITMGTVTRRAIEKTWLTASNAKKNRVGSELKAMVRAPPGYALVGADVDSEELWISSCMGDAQFGMHGATAIGWMTLEGNKAAGSDLHSKTANILGISRDQAKVFNYSRIYGAGMRHAILLLLQGNSNMTPEEAHKLAENLYASTKGKNTHRMDMFGRKFWFGGSESFLFNKLEAIATSDKPQTPALGCGVTNALMKDCLPTEFGSDYLPSRINWVVQSSGVDYLHLLIVSMDFLISRYQIDARYLISVHDELRYLVKEEDKYRAALAMQIANLWTRCMFAYKLGMDDLPQGVAFFSAVDIDNVLRKEVDMPCVTPSQPTPIAPGESLDIGGVLTKTNGGSLWKDGRSMLESSAKFVGTLDGYVEPDCLGHRASNAAFLRAQTTRDLNEVKHLAKHVSGTKFSGDVGDQTKRTKRKRRSPPIGNGDGMDWSETIEYLLQSGRELL